A single Leptospiraceae bacterium DNA region contains:
- a CDS encoding polymer-forming cytoskeletal protein: protein MPINLQKSIIGPKIKIEGNLISDEEIIIEGIVQGSRVDAGNQPVIVGLGGVVHADIYGGEIIIYGKVKGNCYGKKSITLGDKSEVIGDLYSPRIDIHPTAFVSGKLTKK, encoded by the coding sequence ATGCCAATCAACTTACAAAAGAGCATCATTGGACCAAAAATCAAAATTGAAGGGAATTTGATTAGTGATGAAGAAATCATCATCGAAGGGATTGTTCAAGGGTCAAGAGTTGATGCAGGAAACCAACCAGTGATTGTTGGATTAGGTGGAGTGGTTCATGCTGACATCTACGGAGGTGAAATCATCATCTATGGAAAAGTAAAAGGAAATTGTTATGGGAAAAAATCCATAACCCTAGGAGATAAAAGCGAGGTCATTGGTGATTTATATTCCCCAAGAATTGATATCCATCCTACAGCCTTTGTAAGTGGGAAATTAACAAAGAAATAA